One stretch of Arachis hypogaea cultivar Tifrunner chromosome 20, arahy.Tifrunner.gnm2.J5K5, whole genome shotgun sequence DNA includes these proteins:
- the LOC140183283 gene encoding uncharacterized protein: MSRKISCILYRYPIPVFGGFVQFESKYVTDEASLQEMFSMYFESRARISFIELYIEFEQSEADRNIVLEDYNSDSEEEFESNYEVVGPDGDEEQGDGTVAPDVTDVANALVNEVPFEEPSFMRVLDLEAMHVPEFPEYMSVDGEFAVGMEFSFREFVIRAMKEVSMISRKHCWVVRRYNGSHTCTRSTISQDHSKLDSNTIAEAIKPLVEADPSLKVKSVIADVQAKFNYTVSYRKAWHCKPIVHVDVTHLYGKYKGCLLVAVSQDGNNNIVPIAFAIVEGETFDAWHFFLSNLRQHVVTRDAVERSNGAWSPPRAFHMFCIRHIESNFLRKFKALYLQKLVINIGYSRTVREYEVRYQRLRERGEAYTNWLNRISRKQYALAFDGGYRWGHMTTNLVECINSVLKGARNFPITALVKATFYRLNELFTRKRAEAKARINAGHVFSELVTTKLHANQLASRNIQVNCFDRQNEVFEVREMPSGLEYAVDLRRHQCDCGEFQMDQVRRVYRARFRPLENPSTWPAYTGLRFVPNPFLRRMTKGRPRMTRFLNEMDTRMLRPPRRCRQCGAEGHSRSRCRRSAGAPADHNAQ; the protein is encoded by the exons ATGTCGAGAAAAATATCTTGCATTTTATACAGATATCCGATACCGGTGTTTGGTGGATTCGTCCAATTTGAATCCAAATATGTAACGGACGAAGCGAGTttgcaagagatgttttcaatgtattttGAAAGTCGTGCTCGAATCTCGTTCATCGAGTTGTACATTGAATTTGAACAATCTGAGGCCGACCGGAATATAGTACTAGAAGAttacaatagtgacagtgaagaagagtttGAAAGCAATTACGAAGTTGTCGGTCCAGACGGGGATGAAGAGCAAGGTGATGGCACTGTGGCCCCAGATGTGACAGACGTGGCAAATGCACTCGTGAACGAAGtgccgtttgaggagccatctttcATGCGAGTGTTGGATTTGGAGGCCATGCATGTTCCAGAATTTCCGGAATATATGAGTGTAG atggtgaatttgcGGTCGGGATGGAATTCAGTTTCAGGGAATTTGTTATTAGGGCGATGAAAGA ggttagCATGATCAGCAGGAAGCATTGTTGGGTGGTACggaggtataatggtagtcacacttGTACCAGATCTACCATTTCTCAGGATCATTCCAAACTCGATTCAaacacaattgcagaagcaataaagccattGGTTGAGGCTGACCCATCGTTAAAGGTAAAATCAGTTATTGCAGACGTGCAAGCGAAGTTCAACTACACCGTCAGTTATcggaaagcatg GCATTGTAAGCCAATTGTGCATGTGGATGTGACTCACTTATACGGAAAGTATAAGGGTTGTCTGTTAGTGGCAGTTTCACAGGATGGCAACAACAACATCGTCCCAATTGCATTTGCTATTGTGGAAGGAGAGACATTTGATGCGTGGCACTTCTTTCTCAGTAACCTGCGGCAACATGTTGTGACTCGAGATG CCGTGGAGCGGAGTAATGGAGCTTGGTCGCCTCCTAGAGCTTTCCACATGTTCTGCATCAGGCATATTGAGTCGAACTTCCTGAGAAAATTCAAGGCACTGTACCTGCAAAAACTTGTCATTAATATAG GATATTCGCGGACGGTGCGTGAGTACGAAGTGCGTTACCAGCGTTTACGAGAACGGGGCGAGGCTTACACTAACTGGTTAAACCGAATCTCCCGTAAACAGTATGCGTTGGCATTTGATGGTGGTTACCGATGGGGTCACATGACGACAAACCTAGTCGAATGCATTAACTCTGTCCTGAAGGGTGCACGCAACTTCCCAATCACTGCACTTGTCAAAGCAACATTCTACAGGCTTAACGAGCTATTCACCAGAAAAAGAGCTGAGGCAAAGGCAAGGATTAATGCTGGCCATGTATTTTCGGAGCTTGTGACCACAAAATTGCATGCAAACCAACTTGCATCAAGAAATATCCAGGTTAACTGCTTCGACCGACAGAATGAGGTATTTGAAGTGCGTGAGATGCCTAGTGGACTGGAGTATGCTGTCGACCTACGTCGGCATCAATGTGATTGTGGTGAGTTTCAG ATGGACCAGGTTCGACGGGTTTATCGAGCTAGATTTAGGCCACTGGAAAATCCTTCGACATGGCCTGCTTACACCGGACTGAGATTCGTACCCAATCCATTCCTAAGACGCATGACCAAAGGTCGCCCCAGGATGACCcgcttcttgaatgagatggacacgcGGATGTTGCGTCCTCCACGGCGATGTAGGCAATGTGGTGCTGAGGGACATAGCCGTAGTAGATGTCGTCGGTCAGCTGGTGCACCTGCTGATCATAATGCTCAGTAG
- the LOC140183284 gene encoding protein MAIN-LIKE 1-like, whose protein sequence is MLTCDHLVPPDRYDDRVEAHLRFTDFYHASQIGIVQCQKALVNALVERWHPDTHTFHLPVGECAVTLEDVALILGLPTDGLPVTGMTISSFEALEAECLHQFGVAPRKSDCRGSCIKLTWLRDLKERLQLTDKNSIQRYVKCHIMLLIGTILFGGKYGASVHWKFLPLLSDFGSIGQYSWGSACLAHLYRALCRASRYDCKEIDGPLTLLLVWAFIRMPYLAPVPREPRSFPLANRQAFDDLQEGHFVWVAYAVDRVDPDIIPAEIYMHSVVWSATVPLVSFECVEWHATDRLRRQFGFIQGVPNQEPNLDKAHGKVLTGPKNLNWVTATSHSVWVMQWTNRYHHVLTELPMPPQNSLDIYIDWYRNKYGHHLRLSDLVVQENDEGDEVMNDADEGNEANEENDDLGEEQLPQSPTPPPPPPPPEEQPQSSNQYVPQTQFTSSYPIHQQYWGGTLYDSGEGGSFSQLLGFMAADAGQSHYGYQYDIMAGRYSLDARFPGITSSGASGGLVSGDSSRSEGGRGVLNSRNHHRVSMSQIEKNAQTLDKETDEYLVDEPDDEEDDETDEAEASRNDASDYGDDAGEARTPEETEKSYNLRIDPPRRSANRYTPSVFKKAAKKCKKLVNDVK, encoded by the exons ATGTTGACCTGTGATCATCTTGTGCCCCCGGATCGGTATGATGATAGAGTGGAGGCGCATCTACGGTTTACTGATTTTTATCATGCGTCCCAGATTGGAATAGTCCAATGTCAGAAGGCGCTGGTGAATGCTTTAGTGGAAAGGTGGCATCCAGATACACATACATTCCACCTTCCTGTTGGTGAATGTGCTGTGACGCTGGAGGATGTGGCCTTAATTCTCGGTCTTCCCACGGACGGTCTTCCAGTCACAGGGATGACTATTAGTAGTTTTGAAGCCTTAGAGGCGGAGTGTCTGCATCAATTTGGGGTTGCACCAAGAAAGTCAGACTGCAGAGGGAGCTGCATAAAACTGACATGGCTTCGTGATCTGAAAGAACGTTTACAATTGACTGACAAAAATAGTATACAGAGGTACGTGAAGTGCCATATTATGTTGTTGATCGGTACCATATTGTTTGGGGGCAAGTATGGGGCATCTGTGCACTGGAAATTTCTGCCCTTGCTAAGTGATTTTGGCAGTATCGGGCAATACAGTTGGGGTTCGGCATGCCTAGCCCACCTTTACAGGGCATTATGCAGGGCATCTCGTTATGACTGTAAGGAGATCGATGGTCCACTCACACTGTTGCTCGTTTGGGCTTTTATCCGAATGCCATATCTAGCACCGGTTCCGCGGGAACCCCGCAGTTTCCCCCTTGCAAATAG GCAGGCATTTGATGATCTTCAGGAAGGCCAT TTTGTCTGGGTTGCTTATGCTGTGGATCGCGTGGATCCGGATATTATTCCTGCTGAAATTTACATGCATTCAGTTGTATGGAGTGCTACAGTGCCATTGGTTTCTTTTGAATGCGTTGAGTGGCATGCTACTGATCGGCTTAGGCGACAGTTTGGTTTTATTCAGGGAGTTCCTAATCAGGAACCGAATCTGGACAAGGCACACGGAAAAGTCCTAACTGGGCCTAAGAATCTTAACTGGGTCACAGCAACAAGTCATTCGGTTTGGGTTATGCAATGGACAAACAGGTATCATCATGTTCTTACTGAACTTCCAATGCCTCCACAGAATTCCTTAGATATTTACATTGACTGGTACCGTAATAAATATGGCCACCACTTGAGGTTGTCGGATCTTGTCGTTCAAGAGAATGATGAGGGTGATGAGGTCATGAATGACGCTGATGAAGGGAATGAGGCGAATGAAGAGAATGATGATTTAGGTGAAGAACAGTTACCACAATCACCGAcacctccaccaccacctccaCCTCCCGAAGAACAACCTCAGTCCTCAAACCAATATGTACCTCAGACGCAGTTTACCTCATCATACCCAATCCATCAGCAGTATTGGGGTGGGACACTGTATGACTCAGGTGAAGGAGGTTCTTTTAGCCAGTTGCTTGGGTTCATGGCGGCAGATGCAGGTCAATCACATTATGGCTATCAGTATGATATCATGGCAGGCCGGTATTCATTGGACGCAAGGTTCCCGGGTATCACCTCCTCAGGTGCATCGGGAGGGTTGGTCTCTGGTGACTCTAGTAGAAGTGAAGGTGGTCGAGGAGTTCTTAATAGTCGTAATCATCACCGTGTTTCAATGAGTCAAATTGAAAAAAATGCTCAGACACTTGATAAAGAGACTGATGAGTATCTTGTAGATGAACCAGATGACGAGGAAGATGATGAAACTGATGAGGCTGAAGCATCCCGTAATGATGCATCTGACTATGGTGATGATGCAG GTGAGGCACGTACTCCGGAGGAAACGGAAAAAAGCTACAATCTCAGGATTGATCCGCCCCGTCGTAGTGCTAATCGATACACTCCATCTGTGTTCAAAAAGGCCGCcaaaaagtgcaagaaacttGTGAACGATGTAAAGTAG